The stretch of DNA GCGCCTTCCAGCAGGAAGGCGGTGGCGGGGCCGGTTTCGCCGCCGAGGGCGAAACCCTGCACCAGCCGGCATAGCGTGATCAGCAGCGGGGCGGCCAGGCCGATGGTGGCGTAACCGGGCGTCAGCATCAGTGCGACCGTGCCGAGCGTCATCAGGATGGCACTCAGCAGCAGCGCCGGGCGGCGTCCGGCCCGGTCGGCATAGCGGCCGATGACGATGCTGCCCAGCGGCCGGGCGACAAAGCCGACGCCGAACACGCCGACCGACAGCAGCAACGCCAGGTCGGACGCCGCGCCAGGGAAAAAGACCTTGCCGATGGTTTGCGCAAAGAAGGCATAAGCGACGAAATCGAAGAACTCCAGCCCGTTGCAGATGACGGCGGCCAGGACGATCGCCTTGGCGGGACGCGTGGCGGCCATGCTAGAGCGCGACCGGGACAGCGTGCGCGGCGTCGCCGGCCGGGTGGCCGAGCAGCGCGCGGGCGCGCGCCAGGTCCGGTGAGTGCTCGTGCCGGGCGGCGTCCACCAGCGGCAGCAGCAGCGCCGCCGCGTCCACGGCGCCGTGCGCCTGGCGCAATTGCACCAGCGCCACGCTGGCGCGCAGCTGTTCCGACCAGGCGCCCTGTTGCTGCGCCAGCGCGATCGCCGCCAGGAAGCTCTGTTCGGCGTCGGCATGGCGGCCCATATTGGCCTGGCAGCCGCCGCGCGTGGTCAGAAATTCGGGCAGGCGCAGCAGGTCGCCGCCGCGCCGGATGGTGGCTTCGGCCTGCTCGCACATCGACAGGCTGGCGGCGTGCAGCGCCAGGTCGGACAGGCCCTTGGCCATCAGTGTCAGCGCCATGCTGGTCAGCATCTCGTAACCGTAGTCGTGCAGCGACTCCACCGCATCGCGGATGCGCTCGCCGCCGGCGGCCGGCTGTCCTTGCAGCAGCAGTACCTGGCCGTACAGGATGTCGGCGGAGTTGCGGTACGGTTCCAGCGAATGCTGCTTGCCGACCCGTTCCAGTTCGTCGGCGACGGCGGCGATGCGCTCGACGTCCTCGGCATAGCTGTAGACCGAACCGGCCCAGATCAGCGCCAGGCAGTAGGTGACCGCGTGGCCGTAGTGTTTGGCCTTGAGAATGGTCTCTGCCGCCAGTGCGTAGGCCTGGGCCGGATGGCCGGTCAGCCACAGTGTCCGGCTAAGGCCGCACAGCGCGCGGATGTGGTATTCAAAGCCCACCCGGGAATCGAGCACCTGTGGCGCGCTGGCCGCGTAGCTGAAGCAGTTCTCCCAGTGCTGCCGGGCGGCCTCGACCTGACCGGTCAGGTGCAGGCAGACGCCCATCAGCGCATCGACCATGAAGCGCGCCTGCGGATCGTCGCGCCCCTGCAGCAGCGACTGCGCCTGGTGGCCGATGGCCAGCGCCTCGGTGTACGCGCCTTCCCGGTGCAGCAGCACCAGGTAGCCGCTCAGCAGTTGCAACAGCTCCGGCAAGTCGTCCAGCTGCTCGGCCAGCGCGATGCTGCGGCGATAGGCGGCGCTGGCGCGGCCGTTGCGGCCGCTGCCGAGGAACATCAGCGACTGGCCGAGCGCGCGCTGCAGGCGCATTTCCAGCTGCGAACCGGCCAGCGCCGGCGGCAGGTGTTGCAGCGCCGCCTGCGCCCAGCGCGAGCATTCGACCAGCTGCGAGTGCTGCAGCAGCAGCGGGCAGGTCTGCGCCGCCAGTTCGAGCGCGCGGCCGACGTGCCGGCGGTCGAGCAGATACCAGTCCAGCGCGGCGCGCAGATTGGGCAGGTCTTGTTCGATCAGGTCGGCGTCGGGCGACTGGCCGTCGAAGCGGCCGATCCAGCGCTGGAAAAATTCGGCGTGACGCTGCGTCACCGCCGCCAGTTCATCGGATACCTGCAACAGGTTGCGGCAATACGAGCGGGTGGTGTCGAGCATGCGGTAGCGCAGCGTGGCGCCGCCGGCGTGCACCGCCACCAGCGACTTCGACACCAGATTGGCCAGCAGCTCCATGGCCGCAAACTGGTCCTGGTCGGGACAGCAGATGGCGATGGCGGCCTCCAGCGAGAACGTGCCGGTCAGCACCGACAGCCGGCGCAGCAGCAGCCGTTCCGCGTCCGGCAGCAGGTTGAAGCTCCAGTCGAGCGTGGCGCGCAGCGTCTGGTGGCGGGCGTTGGCGGTGCGGCGGCCGGGCCACGACAGCGAGGCACCGGCGTCAAAATGCTGGGTGACGGCGTGCAGGCCGAGCGCGTCGATGCGACTGGCGGCCAGCTCGATCGCCAGCGCGATGCCGTCCAGGTCGCGGCACAGGCGCGCCACCAGCGGCGCATCGTGGTCCGACAGCATGAAGTCGAGGCCGCCCGCGGCGGCGCGCTCGACAAACAGCCTGACCGCCGGGTAGGCCAGCGCCTGCGCGCCGGTCAGGGTGTCGCCGTCGGGGGGCAGGCCAGCGGTTGCAGGCGGTAGACGTACTCGCCGGCGGCGCGCAGCACTTCGCGGCTGGTCACCAGGACGCGGACCTCGGGGCAGTTGCGCAGCAGGCTCTCGACCAGCGTGGCCACTTCATCGATCACGTGTTCGCAGCAGTCGAGCACCAGCAGCGCCTTGCGTTGGGCCAGATGCACTTCCAGCGCGCGCGGGTCGTCGGCGCGGTGCGCCATGCCGAGCGCGCCGGCCAGGGTGGCCAGTACCAGTTCGGCTTCGGTGATGCAGGAAAAATCGACGAAGTGCACATCGCCGGCGAAGTCCGCACGGGCCGCATGCATGGCGGTGATCGCCACCGTGGTCTTGCCGATGCCGCCGGCGCCGACGATCGACACCAGCCGGTAGCGCGCCAGCGCGGCGGTC from Duganella dendranthematis encodes:
- a CDS encoding ATP-binding protein; amino-acid sequence: MLSDHDAPLVARLCRDLDGIALAIELAASRIDALGLHAVTQHFDAGASLSWPGRRTANARHQTLRATLDWSFNLLPDAERLLLRRLSVLTGTFSLEAAIAICCPDQDQFAAMELLANLVSKSLVAVHAGGATLRYRMLDTTRSYCRNLLQVSDELAAVTQRHAEFFQRWIGRFDGQSPDADLIEQDLPNLRAALDWYLLDRRHVGRALELAAQTCPLLLQHSQLVECSRWAQAALQHLPPALAGSQLEMRLQRALGQSLMFLGSGRNGRASAAYRRSIALAEQLDDLPELLQLLSGYLVLLHREGAYTEALAIGHQAQSLLQGRDDPQARFMVDALMGVCLHLTGQVEAARQHWENCFSYAASAPQVLDSRVGFEYHIRALCGLSRTLWLTGHPAQAYALAAETILKAKHYGHAVTYCLALIWAGSVYSYAEDVERIAAVADELERVGKQHSLEPYRNSADILYGQVLLLQGQPAAGGERIRDAVESLHDYGYEMLTSMALTLMAKGLSDLALHAASLSMCEQAEATIRRGGDLLRLPEFLTTRGGCQANMGRHADAEQSFLAAIALAQQQGAWSEQLRASVALVQLRQAHGAVDAAALLLPLVDAARHEHSPDLARARALLGHPAGDAAHAVPVAL